A genomic region of Tigriopus californicus strain San Diego chromosome 1, Tcal_SD_v2.1, whole genome shotgun sequence contains the following coding sequences:
- the LOC131887943 gene encoding uncharacterized protein LOC131887943 isoform X2, with product MFAADSKIFLATGVGNLHSELIDPTTKENNCQNTPPYPKRVTGAVGGVINDNTTPLVCGGFPYEEGIVYTDLCYTFDFAENRWSPSDIALTSPRRFGASLTLPDGRIWVTGGQGEAGTTASTEIFENGTFGPGPDMPVPKEDHCIVQLDETRTLVGGGGPISTSVFIYDWSTQEWEVKSPLRLGRRGLSCGKFETSDGLQVIFVGGEGEGYFKKTTEILNVDNDKMVAGPEMEKENYGAHMVEFEKELFLVGGTDDFFSTSDILKFNVEAMTFELTEASLKEPREVFVSMIVQNDVSGC from the exons ATGTTTG CTGCTGacagtaaaatatttttggccaCGGGTGTTGGTAATCTTCATTCTGAATTGATTGATCCCACGACAAAAGAGAACAACTGTCAAAACACTCCCCCGTATCCGAAACGAGTTACAGGTGCCGTGGGAGGCGTGATCAATGACAATACGACGCCCTTAGTGTGCGGCGGCTTCCCTTATGAGGAAGGCATCGTCTATACCGACCTTTGTTACACGTTCGATTTTGCCGAAAACCGTTGGTCACCATCAGACATCGCTTTGACAAGTCCTCGGAGATTTGGAGCTTCCTTGACCCTGCCCGATGGTCGGATTTGGGTGACTGGTGGCCAAGGAGAGGCTGGAACAACGGCTTCGACTGAAATTTTCGAAAATGGTACTTTTGGCCCTGGACCAGATATGCCTGTTCCTAAAGAGGATCACTGCATAGTTCAATTGGATGAAACGAGGACCTTAGTTG GCGGCGGTGGGCCCATTTCCACATCAGTCTTCATCTATGATTGGTCCACTCAAGAGTGGGAAGTAAAATCTCCCTTGAGGCTGGGAAGACGGGGGCTCTCATGTGGAAAATTTGAGACTTCTGATGGCCTTCAAGTGATCTTTGTGGGTGGTGAAGGTGAAGGTTACTTCAAAAAGACCACCGAAATCCTCAACGTAGACAACGACAAAATGGTGGCAGGCCCAGAGATGGAGAAAGAGAACTATGGAGCACATATGGTCGAATTCGAAAAAGAGCTATTCTTAGTTGGTGGCACTGATGACTTTTTCTCGACCAGCGATATCCTCAAGTTTAATGTTGAAGCAATGACTTTTGAACTCACCGAAGCTAGTCTAAAAGAACCTCGGGAGGTGTTCGTTTCTATGATTGTTCAGAATGACGTGAGTGGGTGTTAA
- the LOC131887943 gene encoding uncharacterized protein LOC131887943 isoform X1 — MKGLLLSCSLIAVALLKVNYAADSKIFLATGVGNLHSELIDPTTKENNCQNTPPYPKRVTGAVGGVINDNTTPLVCGGFPYEEGIVYTDLCYTFDFAENRWSPSDIALTSPRRFGASLTLPDGRIWVTGGQGEAGTTASTEIFENGTFGPGPDMPVPKEDHCIVQLDETRTLVGGGGPISTSVFIYDWSTQEWEVKSPLRLGRRGLSCGKFETSDGLQVIFVGGEGEGYFKKTTEILNVDNDKMVAGPEMEKENYGAHMVEFEKELFLVGGTDDFFSTSDILKFNVEAMTFELTEASLKEPREVFVSMIVQNDVSGC; from the exons ATGAAAGGTCTTTTGCTCTCTTGTTCCCTAATTGCAGTGGCCTTATTGAAGGTTAATTATG CTGCTGacagtaaaatatttttggccaCGGGTGTTGGTAATCTTCATTCTGAATTGATTGATCCCACGACAAAAGAGAACAACTGTCAAAACACTCCCCCGTATCCGAAACGAGTTACAGGTGCCGTGGGAGGCGTGATCAATGACAATACGACGCCCTTAGTGTGCGGCGGCTTCCCTTATGAGGAAGGCATCGTCTATACCGACCTTTGTTACACGTTCGATTTTGCCGAAAACCGTTGGTCACCATCAGACATCGCTTTGACAAGTCCTCGGAGATTTGGAGCTTCCTTGACCCTGCCCGATGGTCGGATTTGGGTGACTGGTGGCCAAGGAGAGGCTGGAACAACGGCTTCGACTGAAATTTTCGAAAATGGTACTTTTGGCCCTGGACCAGATATGCCTGTTCCTAAAGAGGATCACTGCATAGTTCAATTGGATGAAACGAGGACCTTAGTTG GCGGCGGTGGGCCCATTTCCACATCAGTCTTCATCTATGATTGGTCCACTCAAGAGTGGGAAGTAAAATCTCCCTTGAGGCTGGGAAGACGGGGGCTCTCATGTGGAAAATTTGAGACTTCTGATGGCCTTCAAGTGATCTTTGTGGGTGGTGAAGGTGAAGGTTACTTCAAAAAGACCACCGAAATCCTCAACGTAGACAACGACAAAATGGTGGCAGGCCCAGAGATGGAGAAAGAGAACTATGGAGCACATATGGTCGAATTCGAAAAAGAGCTATTCTTAGTTGGTGGCACTGATGACTTTTTCTCGACCAGCGATATCCTCAAGTTTAATGTTGAAGCAATGACTTTTGAACTCACCGAAGCTAGTCTAAAAGAACCTCGGGAGGTGTTCGTTTCTATGATTGTTCAGAATGACGTGAGTGGGTGTTAA